The genome window CGCCACACCTGCCCACGAGACTTCCGTCGGTAGTGTTTTTAGCAACCCGGACATGAcagctgctgtgctcgcTTACCTCCAGAAGCGCGGATTCGACCGTGTTGAGGCGGCTTTCAAGGCGGAGCTCGACGCGTTGGCTTCCGGTGCCACAGCTGAGcaagcggctgctgccgctgacGTACTGGGTCGCGCACCCACCGTGGGACTCGAAGAcctcgctgccaagaacGCGCCACGTACACCAgccgacaaggacaaggagaaggacaaggacagtgacaaggacaaggacaaggacaaggacaaggacaaggacaaggacaaggacaaggacagtgacaaggacaaggacaaggaagCCGTCGATGGTCCGAACAAGGAcaaagctgcagctgcggctgccGAAACCGACCTCACCTTTGCTGAAGATGGAGACGTCTCAGCGGCTGCAACCCAAGCCCTCCTTCTTGACCCAACAGATCGCGCAAGAGGGTTTGCCATGCTAAAGTCATGGTGCCACGGCAGTCTCGACATCTATCAGCCCGAGCTGCTGCCCATCTTGCTTCCACTCTTTGTGCACTCGTTCCTGGATCTTGTCTTGATGGGACACGGACCTGCCGCCTCGGCACTCTACACAGCACACGCCCCATCCTTTTTTCCGACGCACACTGCGCTACTGTCCCAGATCCGCTCGCTGGCACTTCCATCACACATCCAGTCGGATCCACTCGCACAGCGCTTTCGATCCGAGCGCTACGTCGTCAAGATGTCCAGCACGGTCTTCAGCCTGTTGCTCGGCTGGTTGACCGACGGCGGCGGGCCCGTTTCCAGCGCTTCCAACGCGATCGAGGAGGCAGAAGGTCCAGCAAGACGTGGTAGAGAGGCCATGCTCAAGATCATCAACGAGCGATGCCGAATCCAGGTGCTGGCTGCTCAGCCTTACCAGATTGATGCCGCCGTGCTGGAAGAAGGTACCGGTCTCACTGGCGCCGGGCCCACTTACTCTAGTGTTACGGCGGGCGCATCTGGACGAAGCCGTATCCATTCCGCCCTGGCAAAGAATGCGGTGTCGGAaggcgatgcgctcgcaGAATTCAACGCAAAGGCGGCTGGACCTCAGCTCAAGCTTCATCCAACAGTGCCGTTAACCGAGAgactcgagaccgaggtgCAAAAGGAGCTGCAGGAGGTGGAGCGACGTGAAAAGGAGACAGTGGCTGCAGTGCAAGCCGAAGAGGAAAAGAAcaaagatgctgctgaagcgTCCAGCGCGACCATTGCCAGTGTTGGTGCAACACAAGATGGCGGAGAAACGGCCAAAACAGCggctgcgcagcagcaagatggGGATACGACGATGCAGGATGCCACATCCACGGCCGATGCGGGCGAAGATGGGGGAGATGCGGCTTCCAGGGCGAGGACGGCGTCTGTTCATCCATCTGAACTGCCCTCCTCTGCTAGGGAAACAGCCCCTCCGGCAAGCGCAGCCGAAGCGAACTCGGTAAGCGGTGGCACCTCGTCGGGTCCGGACTTCTCAGTGGGACTGCTTGCAGCCAGTGTCAGCGATCTGCCACCACAAGCGCCGACGTTTCGCACCGTCGACGTCAAGCGGGAGGTGCAGCGCGTTCGTGATGCGCGCAAACgcatccgcctcgatccATCTTTGCTTTACGGCTCCTCCGCCACATTGTCCGCTTTCACGTCGGGCGTGCGTGACCCCGCCATCAACGCGATGGGTGAGCAGGGCGCCAATGCAGCGCGGGTGGCCGCGCTACCTTCGGTCTGCGCCTATACATTCCacgatgcagacgacgGTATCACGTGCTCCACCTTCTCTGACGACATTACGCTCATGGCAGCCGGTTTCGAAGAGTCTTTTGTGCAGGTGTGGTCGCTCAAAGGCGAAAAGCTGCGCGCGATTCGGGGCAACCCGAATCTGTCATCGATTCGAGACAGCCGCACGCTGGCAAAGCAACGCGAAGCTGAAGGATACTCTACGCGTCGGCTGATCGGACACTCTGGTGCCGTCTACGGTGTTGATTTCGATCCTGTGGGAGGCTCGGCTAGCGCACCTCGACATGTGctcagctgctcggcgGATTCCACGGCTCGTCTGTGGAGTCTGGATACGTACAGTGCACTGGTCTCGTACCGTGGTCACCAACACCCTGTGTGGGATGTGAAGTGGTCGCCGATCGGAACCTACTTTGCCACCGCGAGCGCGGACAAGACGGCTCGGCTGTGGAGCACGGAACGCATCAACCCACTGCGCATGTATGCCGGTCATCTGTCGGACGTGGACTGTCTGACGTTCCATCCGAACTCTCTCTACCTCGCCACGGGCTCTTCCGATCGAAGCTGTCGTCTGTGGGACGTTCAGCGCGGAGCGTGCGTTCGACTGTTCGTCGGGCATCAATCGCCGATCTCGTGTCTTCGAATCAGTCCGGATGGTCGATACCTCgcatcggcagctgccGGCAATGGAACCGCATCGCAGTTCGCTGGGGTGGACGGGATCGATCCCACTTCGCAAGGTGGTAGCATCAACGATGTTTCCATCTCGCTGTGGGATTTGGCATCTGGTCGGAGGATCAAGAAGATGTGGGGACACAGTGAGCGGATTTACTCGATGGATTTTTCGGCCGATGGATCGCTGCTTGTCACCGGGTCGGCGGATCGTAGCGTAAGGTGCTGGGATGTTCGTGCGGTGGGTGGTAATCGAAAGGTGGCTACCAAGGGTTCTTTAGAAGCACAGCAGATCAGCGATGCAGCCGCATTGGGCGTTCAGACAGCGGCAGCCACCACACAAGCACAGCTCTCGTCAGCGGGCTTGACAAATGCCGCCATTGCTGCAGGCCAGATCAACGCCGCCGATATGGTGAACAGTAGCGCCGATTGCGTGGCTACCTTCCATACCAAGCGAACTCCCGTGTTGGACGTCCATTTCACCCCGAGAAATCTCTGCCTCGTTGCTGGCGTCTTTGAGGATTGAAAGGCTGGCTTTGGCCGGCTACGCTGTCGATGCCGTTGCACGAATCGTATCGTCACTCGCACTATGTACTCGTCTGCATCTCGTGTCTTCTGCATCCTTGTTTTGAGCACCTAATCTGACACTTTGTCGGAaaacaagcacgaatcacagtATCTACAAACTCTGTACAGCCGCTTTGACACTTTTTTGAAGATTGAGAGTCAATTGAGGTCTTTTCGCCTCCTGATGTCACCAGGATGTTTTTTCAGGGGGAAAGTGAGGGTAAGTTAAATTAAAAGGGAATGTTGAAACACGCAAAAAAAGAATGCACTGAAGGGGAATCGAACCCCTGCCTCTTGCTAAGGCGTACTGGACGCGGTGTGCCCCCTTGAGAAATGGAAGGCAAGAATTCTACCACTGAACTATCAGTGCCACGTGATATCTATCTAGGTTCGTTAGCTGATTATATACATAACGTTAACAGCACAGCCAGTTGAGTAGAGTTAGTTGCTTGTCTGAGTGTTGAGGAGAGTGCCATCGCAAAACAGGCATAGAGGACCGCGGATGGATCACGGATTACTCAATGGTGCGAACCGAAACACGATGTAACTTattcgcgaatcacgaatatctGGAGGAGCTCAGGCCCACTTTTGATGTGGATGGTAGGTTATCTGgatgattcacgattgtggctcgttcgcattcacgaatcacgaatcttcCCAATcgcaggcagcagcaacagcagcagcagagccaaAGACGGTTAAGTTAAGTTAACGCGTCTCTGTGGGCGTCACGAAAAGCAAaagagaatcacgaatacaaGTGGCGCTGGAAATCCAATTCATTCAAAGCCCGTATTGACGATTTTCAGAAGATGTTGCCAAGCTAATGGTGCGACTTCGGAAATTCAATTGGTTCGCGTTTTCGAAATCAAGCCAATCGGCTTTGAAATCGCGTGTGCGTGATCACTAACTAGCGAATGATAAGAAATCCCAGCGCTGTAAATCACAAATGTATAATCCAGCCGTGCGAATTCAAGAGTTTCAAAACAATCAACTTGCTGTCGCATCGTTTGTTAATAAGATCGCGCTTTGACTGTTgtttttttcttcttgtttttttttttctctctttctttTGTTTCCCTTCTTTTTCCTCTCTGTCCCTCGGCTCAGTTGCCTGGCGTCTCGCTGGATCAGAAGCTGAGCTTGTCTGTGGAGAGTGTGCGTGCGTGATTGTCTCGCGCCGGGACACACATCACACACGCGCTGGAGAAATTTGCCCCTCTGCTCGCTTGCTcactggctggctggctgttTTATGTGCTGGACCGCGCCGCCGCGTGCAAAGATCAGAGTTGTTGGCCTTTGCCCAGCTcatccattcacgattttcgcCCGTCTTGGCTGAGAATTTGCGAACTCGAAAAacgagaaagagagagagtgagagagagtgagagagagtgagagagagagcggcGAGCAAAAGGGTCAACCAACAGCACGTCGCAATCCATTTCACTCACGCTACTGCTGAACGCTCCTGCTGGCTCACTTAACGACGCAAGCTCAGCCACCCGCTGCTCAAACATCGCATTCGAATCTATCGCCCGGCTCGCCTTTGCAAACGTCCAACTCTTgacaccatcatcaccttTCCCTCTGCCCTACTTGGTGTTGGCTGCTCTTCTCCATTACATCTCTTTGCATCACACCAACACCGAATACGGCTCTGGTTTTCGTCTCCCTTGCCTTGATCTCTGTTCTTTCCGACTCggcttctcgctcttcATCAACGCGTCACCCTTTGCGTCTCACGCTTCCAACCTCCGTCCCTTGTGTCGGAAAAGTCTGCTCGCGTACGTCCAACGACAATCCTTAACAGCAGACTGCACGTTCTCGCAACTTGACCTGTTCGAAAGCAGCCGATTCGAGCCGAGCTCCCATATCGAGCTCTCACCGCACACATTGCTTTTGTTGGTGTTGACGGTTCTTTCCAGCGGCGATCTTGACATCAGCGCTTCTCTCGCCCGCTTCAACAAGCATATCGTTGCCACAATCGTCGTTGGCATCCTCTACGGTGGTTCAATTGCCTCTGCAAGCAGGTCAACTTCCCGTCTTGGACTCGCGCGGTTTCAGTCAGCAACTCGAGCTCTAACTTATCTTGTCCGTAAGTATTATCAAATCAACATCACACGCGCACAACCTTGGGCTACGGCAAGTACGGCGCGCACATGAATCGCAGGATCAGCGCTACCGTCGCGAATCTCGGTACATCGCACGCTCCATCAGATCAGGTGGAGGTACAGGCGGCTTTGTCCGGGCTCCATCATGCGACATCGTCTTTCTAGATTTTCAGCATACACTTCTACAGCAGCCTCATGTcaacgcagctgcagccagcGAACAGGTGCGCCCATCCGCGGCCAAGCTTTCCATCCTCGGCTGGGCAAAACCGTTTTTTATCATCAAACCGCTCGCATCTTCTTTTTCGTTGGGATGTTGCATCAGCTCTGATCATCACCATTTCTGACCAAGAGCTTGATTCGCTGACAATTACCCCCTCTCTGTATTTCCCACCTCCATCTGACCACTGTGCGCCGCTCCCATATCGACAATCTCGCTTCTCACCACCTTGCATGCATATCTGCACTCGATATGCGTTCAACCACTTTGTTGTCCTTGATGTCCACCATTTCAATGCACACCACTCAGGCCGCTAGAATAAATAGCACAATGGCCGACAACACCACCCTCGAGGTGGACCTCGACAATGTTATCGACCGTCTCCTAGAGGTTCGAGGCTCGCGTCCTGGCAAGCCCGTCCATCTGGAAGAGTACGAAATCAAGTACCTCTGCTTAAAGGCGAGGGACATTTTCATCAACCAGCCCAtccttctcgagcttgaggcACCCATCAAGATCTGTGGTGACATCCACGGCCAGTACTACGATTTGTTACGCTTGTTCGAATACGGTGGCTTCCCGCCCGAGGCGAATTACCTCTTCCTGGGAGACTATGTTGACCGTGGTAAGCAGTCGCTTGAGACCATCTGCCTCTTGCTCGCATACAAGATCAAGTACCCGGAAAACTTTTTTATCCTGCGCGGCAACCACGAGTGCGCCAGCATTAACCGAATCTATGGCTTCTACGATGAGTGCAAACGTCGCTTCAACATCAAGCTCTGGAAGACATTTACCGACTGCTTCAACTGCCTCCCCATCGCTGCGATCATTGATGAGAAGATCTTCACCATGCACGGTGGCCTTTCGCCCGACCTGCAGAGTATGGAGCAGATCCGCCGCGTCATGCGTCCCACCGACGTGCCAGACACCGGTCTGCTTTGCGACTTGCTCTGGTCGGATCCCGACAAGGACATCTCGGGTTGGTCCGAAAACGATCGTGGTGTCTCGTTCACATTTGGCCCAGACGTAGTCTCGCGGTTCCTGCAAAAACATGACATGGATCTCATCTGCCGAGCGCATCAGGTTGTCGAAGACGGTTACGAATTTTTCGCAAAGCGGCAATTGGTCACGCTGTTCTCCGCGCCCAATTATTGTGGAGAGTTTGACAATGCAGGTGCCATGATGAGCGTCGATGAGACGCTTCTCTGTTCCTTCCAGATCCTCAAACCAGcggagaagaagcaaaagTACGCGTATGGCGGTATCAACATGGGCCGCCCCGTGACGCCACCTAGGAAGCAAAAGAAGAAGTCCGATGGCAAGTGAGCATGGCCGGAGCTCATGTGCAAGGGTTCGGACTCGGGGGCTGTAGGAACTGCGCGACCAAGCGACGATCGTCAAACGCCAGGCGAGGTGGGAGCGAATTGGAAAACCGCTCTTGTTGGTTGGGCGCGAGCGTTCGCGCCTAGCGAGGCCAACATGATAGCGCCGGCAGCAACGAAGATCGTGACAAGCGATTCCGAATCTGGTCTTTTCTATCGATGTTCGCTTCATACCGTGCAGAGTTTGGAGCATGGATCTCAGCTTCTACAGCCAGTGACGCGTAACAGTGGCTTCTGGCCTCTGCacgcgctgctgcaagcGCTCACGACAGACAAACGGCTCGTCACCCAAGTTTTGGTTCAGCAGTATGCAGCGATGCGCGTCGCACGTTCCGACGTGATCGTCTTTAGGCACAGTCGGCAGGTTGCTCTGCCTGCTCATGAGCATTGTGTTGCCTTGTCTCTGCTTGAAGCCTGCCCagctctcgagctcgacgtttTTGCTccgctcgcctcgatccGCTCGTACACCGTCCGCGCTCGCGCATCTGTACCTTCCCCTCGATCTTCACTCGTTGCGTTCGCTCTCACCCTTTTTCTTGCTTTCCCACTTTCCCCTTCCCTTGTTCTTTCTTGATACGACCCTGCAAATGTGTGAATCGTAATTCTTTTGGCTGCTGTGAACTGGTCAGTCGGTGTGCACTTGGATCAGCGCATGAATCAGACGGGTGAACAGATGGATATTAGCATTCGAGGATAGACTTGCGGATGGGAGGTTGTGGAGGCAGGGATCAGGCGATGCGGTTCGAGGTGGTAGATGAGGCGGAAGTGGGTGAGACGAGTGGGGATGGGTGGGAGAGTTTTGGGGGTGGTGGTGCCGATGTGGCCCCAACCGGGAGCGTTGGATTCGACGTTGTGCTGCCAACGAGAAATGAGGGATGATACGCCTTTAAAGCGTTCTTCGTCGCGCGAGGCGATAGGCGCGTCTGTACGACGGATTGGATCTGTCGACTCGTGCTCATCAGCACTGTGCAGACGCATGGTAGACGCAGCAGGCAAAGCAGAGCTCTTGACAATACCCGCCTTCACTGCCGCAGCTGACTGTGCTGCTTCGCGCTCCCACGGCTTCATCCCGCCCGTTCCGACCGCACCCGATCCACCGCGCAGATGCGCCCCCTTGTGCGGCCGCATCGGCGTCGGTCGCTTCGGCTGAATCTCGACCGCCTCCGCTGCCCCACCCGAGCCAACGCcgtactgctgctgtcgctgcgCAACAATGTCCGACGGCCTCACAGCCACGTTACGTGCCGTCGTGGCCGGTTCGGCTTCAGTCCGACCGGTCTGACGATCGAGCGATACAGTGTCGGACAGGTCTTTGACTGTCTCACTGCTCTCGCATGCTCCGGCGGACCAGGTCGTTGCATCCACCAGCTGCGTCTGTTTGGGCTGCGAAcgcgcttgttgctggACGGACGGCTTCCACCTGGAGCCGATCTGATAGGTACAACTTGACTTGGTCggcgcttccacctcgaccttcTTCCGCTCATCCAAATGCTGGCTCATCGCCACGATGCCGCTCGGTTTGCCAACCACACTTGCTCGAAGGTCAGGTTGAGGCAAAGCCGTCATCTCCCTCTCAttctcctcgtcctcgtcgtcccAAGCTGGCGCTTTGACTTTCGCCACCGATGCCAACGTTGGACTCGGTTCCTCCGCTGGCTCTTGTTCCGACCCTTGCTTCGTCGGCACAGTAGCATCATCCGAAGCAAGCGTGTCTTGCGCAGGACCCCGCAGCAACGCTTCGAGTTGATCCTGAGCCTGTCTCGCCGCTTCATCCAACTGTTCTGCAGCGGAAGCATCCGTGATTggcgaagcgagcgagtcggGCACTGGCGACTTGAGTGACTCGGAGCCAACGCCACCTGGACTCAAAaccgacgaggaggaaaTCAGACGTTCGGCAGCAGTCGGCGAGTCGACGGCATCTACCAGCCAAGAAGGCGCCTTGACCCGGCCCGGTACGACACGTGGGCGTTCCggcttgctcgatgcaCCATTGACAACGTTATCGCCTTGATCCGACTGCGTGTGCGACGCAGAGGGCCGAACAAGGAAGGACGAAAGTCGGTCGGCGGAGAGACGCGGCGGCAGCGAAGGTCGTTGAGCTACGGCTTCCTCTGGTTGAGCCggctcgtcttcatccGATGAAgcctcctccacctcaaTTTCTTGTGCCGCCGCATCACGCTGAATTGCGGAAgctttgctgcttggaTCCTGCGGCTTAGTAGCATACATCTTGGCCTCCTCTCTTTTATCAGCACGACTGGCAGCATTCGGGTCGTCTTCTTGATCGGACATGTCGCCAGTAAGCCAGTCTTTCGACGCCGGCGCCTTCCTAAGCGATACCGCTCCTGACAGCTGGGAGGGCTGCTCTTTGCTAACACGATCATGTGCGATGACAGAAGGTTGCCAACGATTCGAGACGCTGCCAGATCGAGCTTTTGAGCTTCTATCGCTGCTCGATAGGGCAGAGACGGTAGCAGACTTGCTGAGCGGTGTTCTTACCGAACCAAGCTTTTGTGGCTCGAAGGGTCGCTCAAACCTGCTCGTCATAGCGCCAACACTTGCACGGTTGGCTAGGCCAGGTACGTTGACGTGACCCTTGTCGCCTGCCGCTGCGCCtgaagccaagctcgaaggtGCGGATGCTACGGATGCTGCGGATGCTGCGGCAGGGGaacttggcgagctcgaagctggAATGGCGTACTTAGCATCGAGATCTTCCAGGCTTGGAAATCGGTCGGTCAGCTCGTCACGCGGCGTTCCGATCTTTTGGGAGGATGGAGGGCGAGGTGCATCTTTGGAGGCTGGAGAAACGGGAGAAGCAGTGCGGCTGGGAGCAATGCTGAATCCTGGTAGAGCAGGGCTGTGTCTAAGCGGAGTCAATGCGGGCGAAGGTGCGCCTGACGtagaagcacgaagcaggTTCTTGTCTATAGGACGTTCGGAAGCATTGACAGCGCCACCGCTTGCTTCGGGCGAGACAAACGAAGGAGTCGGTCGCTTGGGTAACACGGGTGGGCTTTCGGAGCTAGAACTGGTGGATGCTGCGGGGGCAAATGAGTCTCCAAAGCCCTCGATCAAAAGACCCGTCTTGACCGACGACGGCTTCGAGTCTGGCACTTTCCACAATGGTGCGCTCGTGGCTGAGGCTTCCTGCGCAGATGATGTAGGGgaggcgctcttgatcaaaacatcgtcgagcttcttggcggGCGGGTCGATGTGTTCGGCCGGCGCCTTGGTGGGTCGGCCGCGACGCATGGGGGTGATGCTTTGCGCCTGCAATTCTAGTTGTCGTGCCTCGGCCTGttcgagctccttcttTGATGGGCCCATGGAGATGAGGTTTGCGTCGATGCCTCCAGCAGGGCTGGGTTTGGCAGGAACGGAAGCAGCACCGGACATGGGAGATGTCGCAGCGCCACTGACGAGAGTAGGGAGGGGTGTAGCAATCTTGCCGTTAGCAGCCGCTGAAGCGTAATGCAATGCAGTCTGTGGAGGACGCGTGCCGAGAAGCTGGTGGACATCGATGATGATCTGGTCGATGGTGGGACGATCGGTGCTCTGCTCTTTGAGCATCGAGTTAatgagcttcttgagacGGTCAGAGTAGACAGGTTGGGATGGGATGCGGTACTGAACGTTGAGGATGGCCAAGGGGCCACCACCATTCTCCTCAAAGGGAGTCGTGTAGTAGCAAAGCTTGTAGAGCAGCACACCTAGAGCCCAGATGTCGGCCTTTTCGTCAATGACGCGACGCTGGTAGACGTCGACCATC of Mycosarcoma maydis chromosome 7, whole genome shotgun sequence contains these proteins:
- a CDS encoding uncharacterized protein (related to TAF5 - TFIID and SAGA subunit), producing the protein MPASTAATSLAADEKTASKDKDKKASDSAIQTPKDATTPLPSTSGATASATPAHETSVGSVFSNPDMTAAVLAYLQKRGFDRVEAAFKAELDALASGATAEQAAAAADVLGRAPTVGLEDLAAKNAPRTPADKDKEKDKDSDKDKDKDKDKDKDKDKDKDSDKDKDKEAVDGPNKDKAAAAAAETDLTFAEDGDVSAAATQALLLDPTDRARGFAMLKSWCHGSLDIYQPELLPILLPLFVHSFLDLVLMGHGPAASALYTAHAPSFFPTHTALLSQIRSLALPSHIQSDPLAQRFRSERYVVKMSSTVFSLLLGWLTDGGGPVSSASNAIEEAEGPARRGREAMLKIINERCRIQVLAAQPYQIDAAVLEEGTGLTGAGPTYSSVTAGASGRSRIHSALAKNAVSEGDALAEFNAKAAGPQLKLHPTVPLTERLETEVQKELQEVERREKETVAAVQAEEEKNKDAAEASSATIASVGATQDGGETAKTAAAQQQDGDTTMQDATSTADAGEDGGDAASRARTASVHPSELPSSARETAPPASAAEANSVSGGTSSGPDFSVGLLAASVSDLPPQAPTFRTVDVKREVQRVRDARKRIRLDPSLLYGSSATLSAFTSGVRDPAINAMGEQGANAARVAALPSVCAYTFHDADDGITCSTFSDDITLMAAGFEESFVQVWSLKGEKLRAIRGNPNLSSIRDSRTLAKQREAEGYSTRRLIGHSGAVYGVDFDPVGGSASAPRHVLSCSADSTARLWSLDTYSALVSYRGHQHPVWDVKWSPIGTYFATASADKTARLWSTERINPLRMYAGHLSDVDCLTFHPNSLYLATGSSDRSCRLWDVQRGACVRLFVGHQSPISCLRISPDGRYLASAAAGNGTASQFAGVDGIDPTSQGGSINDVSISLWDLASGRRIKKMWGHSERIYSMDFSADGSLLVTGSADRSVRCWDVRAVGGNRKVATKGSLEAQQISDAAALGVQTAAATTQAQLSSAGLTNAAIAAGQINAADMVNSSADCVATFHTKRTPVLDVHFTPRNLCLVAGVFED
- a CDS encoding putative type 1 serine/threonine-protein phosphatase catalytic subunit GLC7, encoding MADNTTLEVDLDNVIDRLLEVRGSRPGKPVHLEEYEIKYLCLKARDIFINQPILLELEAPIKICGDIHGQYYDLLRLFEYGGFPPEANYLFLGDYVDRGKQSLETICLLLAYKIKYPENFFILRGNHECASINRIYGFYDECKRRFNIKLWKTFTDCFNCLPIAAIIDEKIFTMHGGLSPDLQSMEQIRRVMRPTDVPDTGLLCDLLWSDPDKDISGWSENDRGVSFTFGPDVVSRFLQKHDMDLICRAHQVVEDGYEFFAKRQLVTLFSAPNYCGEFDNAGAMMSVDETLLCSFQILKPAEKKQKYAYGGINMGRPVTPPRKQKKKSDGK
- a CDS encoding uncharacterized protein (related to ARK1 - Actin Regulating Kinase) is translated as MSQYGQAYQAQPYDHAGQRNSPHQPGYAQMQGQTQYYQQQSQQQQQPQQPMPPMAGAYQQPYKGTLAPGTRVKVGSITVTVKRYLSEGGFAHVYLVTTSQPIPMPSSVTGAVSASMAGSATAERGETVHVLKRMAVPDKAALADVRREVEVHKLLRNQANIVHFIEASATSLQGGGYEIFILMEYCAGGGIISLMNARLRDRLREEEVLKIFGDVCAGVAVMHHLDPPLMHRDLKVENILMAPSTEPGIIPGSRSTSSNLKATYKLCDFGSAAPVLSRKPAKSMDEVKRVEADLNKHTTLQYRAPEMVDVYQRRVIDEKADIWALGVLLYKLCYYTTPFEENGGGPLAILNVQYRIPSQPVYSDRLKKLINSMLKEQSTDRPTIDQIIIDVHQLLGTRPPQTALHYASAAANGKIATPLPTLVSGAATSPMSGAASVPAKPSPAGGIDANLISMGPSKKELEQAEARQLELQAQSITPMRRGRPTKAPAEHIDPPAKKLDDVLIKSASPTSSAQEASATSAPLWKVPDSKPSSVKTGLLIEGFGDSFAPAASTSSSSESPPVLPKRPTPSFVSPEASGGAVNASERPIDKNLLRASTSGAPSPALTPLRHSPALPGFSIAPSRTASPVSPASKDAPRPPSSQKIGTPRDELTDRFPSLEDLDAKYAIPASSSPSSPAAASAASVASAPSSLASGAAAGDKGHVNVPGLANRASVGAMTSRFERPFEPQKLGSVRTPLSKSATVSALSSSDRSSKARSGSVSNRWQPSVIAHDRVSKEQPSQLSGAVSLRKAPASKDWLTGDMSDQEDDPNAASRADKREEAKMYATKPQDPSSKASAIQRDAAAQEIEVEEASSDEDEPAQPEEAVAQRPSLPPRLSADRLSSFLVRPSASHTQSDQGDNVVNGASSKPERPRVVPGRVKAPSWLVDAVDSPTAAERLISSSSVLSPGGVGSESLKSPVPDSLASPITDASAAEQLDEAARQAQDQLEALLRGPAQDTLASDDATVPTKQGSEQEPAEEPSPTLASVAKVKAPAWDDEDEENEREMTALPQPDLRASVVGKPSGIVAMSQHLDERKKVEVEAPTKSSCTYQIGSRWKPSVQQQARSQPKQTQLVDATTWSAGACESSETVKDLSDTVSLDRQTGRTEAEPATTARNVAVRPSDIVAQRQQQYGVGSGGAAEAVEIQPKRPTPMRPHKGAHLRGGSGAVGTGGMKPWEREAAQSAAAVKAGIVKSSALPAASTMRLHSADEHESTDPIRRTDAPIASRDEERFKGVSSLISRWQHNVESNAPGWGHIGTTTPKTLPPIPTRLTHFRLIYHLEPHRLIPASTTSHPQVYPRMLISICSPV